The Delphinus delphis chromosome 2, mDelDel1.2, whole genome shotgun sequence genome segment cgtggagcagctaagcccgtgtgccacaactactgagcctgtgctctagagcctgcaagccacaacaactgagcccatgcaccacaactactgaacctgtgctctagaacctgtgagccacaactactgagcctgcgctctagagcctgcaagccacaacaactgagcccatgcaccacaactactgaacctgtgctctagaacctgtgagccacaactactgagcccacgtgccacgactactgaagcccgtgtgcctagagcccgtgctccgcaacaagagaagctaccgcaatgagaagcccgcgcactgtaacaaaagagtagccctcactcactgcaactagagaaagcctgcgcacagcaacaaagacccaacaacacagccaaaaataaataaataaataaattttttgaaaaagaaaagaatgaaccaCTGCTGCATGCTGCACCATGGATGGATCTCAAATCATTACGCTgtaagaaagaagccagacaaaagagTACACACTGTatagttccatttatataaaattcgaGAAAACGTAAACTAATTTCTAGTAAGAGAAAGTAGATCAGCAGTTGCCTGTGCACCTGGGACCTTGGAAGGGGTTggcgggaggtgggagggagggattacAAAGGAGCACAAGGAGGTTTTAAGGGTGATGGGtttgtccattttcttcattgtggtgatagtttcatGGTGTGCATGTTTGTCAGAACGTGTCAAATTGTGCACTTTGGATATGTacagtttattatatgtcaaCTACAGTAAAGTGGATTTAAacagtcattaaaaatttttcagtttAGAGGTTTTAATTGGTTCTTTTCCACCTCTTCTTGGTTACTCTTTGGTCATATTTTAAGCTTCTCTTACTTCTTTAAACACACTAAACATAGTCATTTCATATTCTGCAACTAATAATTTCAGTTTCTGCATATGTCGCTTCTACTGGCTTTAAGTCATGGTTTTATGATCTTTGTGTGCTTTGATTTTTGACAATGAGCTTCTCATTTTCCTTGGAACTTGACCtgtgaggtttttgtttgtttgtttgtttttgcggtacgcgggcctctcactgttgtggcctctcccgttgcggagcacaggctccggacgcgcaggctcagcggccatggctcatgggcccagccgctccgcggcatgtgggatcttcccagaccggggcacgaacccgtgtcccctgcatcggcaggcagactctcaatcgctgcgccaccagggaagcctgacctgTGAGTATTTTTAAGGTCTGGATGAAGGTGGGATTTTCCCAGGTGGTTTGCATTTGCTTTGGTCAGTAACTGGGCATGCAGATAGACTCACTCTGTGGTCCCCTTTGTGGGTCTTGAAGCTTGCATGAGGGCTGTCAAGTCTTCATAGATTCTTAGCGGGGTCGTCCCCCTCCACTCAGACTGCGATGGAGAGAGGGCAGATTTCTCCTGCTCCCATCTGTGGGTTTGAGGCTGTTTCTCATTCACTGTCACACTGAATCGGGGTCCTGGATGTATATGGGCATCTCCTATTGGACTCTCCACCCTGGGTTGGTCtcgtctttctctctctttttttttttttaaatctgaaatgtGTTTATTGGGATGGTTTCCTGTTCTTCTTGATTCAGGGTGCTTTTAGTGCTGCTTCTGTCTGGAGGAGCATCCTTCTGTAAGCCTTGCTCTTCCTCTTGTAGGCTGGCAGAGGACAGTAGAGCAGCCGCCACACAAAACTACTGTCTGTGCATGGCTAGAGACGGTGATTTTATAGCATCCTGGGCATTTCACATCCATGAAGTAGGAACTGGGGCTCTGCACCAGGCGCTTCTTCTTGTGTTCCTCTTCTCTCCTGGAAAGGGATGAAGGAGATCCATTCCGAGAGGCGTGTTCTCTTGGGGAGGTCGTCACTACCGGAAAACCATATTTCTCTCTTAGTGCCAGGCTTCAGCAGCTCCAGAGGGCAAGTCTCCAGGTGGGCATAAGGTGGCTTTGATATTTCCTCAATGCCCAGAGCTTCTGCTGTCTCTTTATTTTGGCCCCTGTAGCTTCCTTCCTGCTGTGTCAGCTCagtgatgcttttaaaaataggtttttatgtttttttattttttttttgtggtatgcgggcctctcactgttgtggcctctcctgttgcggaggacaggctccagacacgcaggcttagcggccatggcttacgggcccagccgctctgtggcatgtgggatcttcccggaccggggcatgaacccgtgtcccctgcatcggcaggcagactgtcaaccactgcgccaccagggaagcccggtttttatgttttatcttGCCTTTTAATTGTTGCTATCAGGAGAGTAGCTCAGCGTGTTTTGTGGACCACATTCTGAGAGATGGAGCAGTTACCATAATGCTCAGCTTGTAGCACTCATGCGGGGTGTAGTTGGTTTCTCTTATTGGTGTTCATGCTCTTTGATAGCCCTGTTCTCCTGTTGATCTTTCTAGCCCCAACTGCGCCTAGCCACTTGCCTTGGGTATAAATGTGGTTAAACCACACTGAATTGGTATCAGTGAATTTTAATCATATGAGTGATTCACATATAGGATAAAATAGCATATTGTAGTAGTATTGCAGGGGGTGGGAGCCAGTATATGCTTTAGATATCTGATTGACTCTTATTAATTTGTAAGACTTAGTAATTTTTGGAATATGAAATACACCAGTCCCAGAGCACAATGAGATGTTAGGTTCAATTTTACAGAATATTTTATGTGATAAAAATAAACCTACATGCTTATAATGTACCTTGATATCATTATCACCTACTTTTTTGTTTGCTAAATAAGCAAGTAAAAATACTCTCCAAACCTGAAAGTTTATAACCTTGGAGAGAGGTAGGAAAAAAGAGGAATGATTTAATGTTCTAGAATATCTTGTGAGTATAAACAGATTTTATCCTAattattttgtcagttttgttttagGGATGTTTGTCATGTTTGAAGTGGCATTGTTCTTGAGAATCcagttatactttaaaaaactagTTATAATTTTAAACCAATATCTTGTGATGATTAAATCACAAGATGGGATACTGGCTGTTAGGTCtaattcttctttatttcttactttttaaattgagaaataaatgcacagaagaaTGTGTAAAACATGTATGGTTTAAAGAATTACTTAGCAGACACTCAGGTAACTACCACCCAGGCTTGGAGgtcctcttttattctttttaaagcaattctatccaatttatttgtttatttatttattattacagtaagttgatttacaatgctgtgttagtttcaggtgttcagcaaagtaattcagttatacacacacatatatattctttttcatattcttttccatcacaggttattataagatattgagacttccctggcggtccattggttaagactcggttctttcactgccgagggcccaggttcaatccctggtcggggaaccaagatcccacaagctgcacggcacggccaaaaaaaagatgttgaatgtagttccctgtatccaatttatttatttttttgtggtacgcgggcctctcactgttgtggcctctcccgttgcggagacaggctccggatgcgcaggctcagcggccatggctcacgggcccagccgctccgcggcatgtgggatcttcccggaccggggcacgaacccgtgtcccctgcatcggcaggtggactctcaaccactgcgccaccagggaagccctacacatttattttttacgtTGTTTATCCTTAAACATTTGACATCCCAGTTTACTCAAATAAATTTAATAGAAGCAGTCAACAATTAGGAGGAAAAGTTCTTATGAGAAAGTAAACTTATTTATCTTCTCTTAGCTTCTAGGGAACCTATTTAAAAATCCTGATGTGTGTGCATTTTGACACTAGAGAAAATGATTATGCAGATAAACATACATTCCAGTCTGAGTTTGTTTTGTTCCCTGCAGATTGGAAATCCACGTGTCGAACTTACCCTCTCAGAACTCCAAGATATGGCAGCTAGGCAACAACAGCAAATTGAAAACCAGCAGCAAATGTTGGTTGCCAAGGTAAGTTATTAAAGCAGCGGTGGGGAAATGTTCAACAAGTGTGTCCTTCGGCATTACTTTAGATTACCTGGCTAACCCCTGCAAGTAGGACCATGCCGCCACAGTGTTAAACACAATATCTTAATTATCTCTTCTGTAATCATAAATGCATACTATAGCTTCTTGAAGTTGGGAAAGTATCAGAACAAGAGCATCTGACCCTTGACTTGCACACACAACCCCCCGGGACAGGAAACAGTTGGCCTTACCCAATTGTAGataaaatttggaaagaaaggATGCTTTCCATTGtcccctccttttccctctggATGTGTTCTCGGCTGATGTAGTTGGCATTAGTGTTCTAGAGGAGGCCAATGACCTGTGATAAGACACTGGCCGTGGGCCCCCAAGACAGTGGCTTCCCTTTATCCCACCCTACAAGGAAtttgtttggtttattttggTGCACGGCATCATCAGCACTCATTATTTACACTGAGTACTGGATTTGTTGTTGAAACTCTGTCGTAGCATTTGAAACTGTTGCCGACCCGCAGTGAGGCCAAACAGACCAAAACAGAAATGTTGGAgtttggaaaagagaaaggtttattgcagggccaagtgAGGAAAacgggtggctcatgctcaaaaaatTTGAATTCCTTGGTGGTTCTCAGGGAAgcatttttataggcaaaatttaggggagggctgcagggtgtgtggctTTCTTCTGATTCGTTGGtggtgaggaaacaggctggTGTTCCGGAGTCTGTGCTCAGCGTGGAGTTagcatcctccacctgggtgggggccttagttcctgcagaagagctcaaGGGTATATCGTTCTGTGTGTCCCTGGAGGAGGAGCCAGGACCCTGTTGTTTCCTGACTGTTCctcctttgttcctgcattctCTTACTTCCCTGGTTAGTAACTGAATCTGCCTTTTAGGGCTCAGGGAAGGCATAGGAATCTGAAGCCTTTTCCCTACAAACCAGAAATGGGGGCGCAGAAAAGGCTTATGTACCTGGGACGGCCCCACAGGATCCTGCTTGCTTTCAAAACTTTTCTAAATAATGGTTTAGTCTTGGACTAAAAAATCAGACCTATCACCCATGCCTGCTGAAAATGATTTCATGTTCTAATGATCGTAAATGTTCTGAAACTGCTGTAGAGAGAACATGTTAACGCCACTACCTAGGTTTTTCATGCTTGCTCTGTAGAGAGATTTTCTTAAGAACCAAATGTCCAGTtcaattttttatcatttattgaaaGACCATGTGATTCTGTACACTTTTATGTAAATAATAGTTTAAGTTGgacttgtttttaaaagttgtctTACAAAGTTTATTGGATTTACAAGAATAAAGAACAATTAAAAGTAATTGGAAAgtattttcattccatttctaAGATGAAATGTACGTGGTATTATGtcattataaaattttctaattctactttttattttctttccaaatattgATCCAAGagtattgctattttaaaaaaaccttagaTATTTTCAGCAGTGTAATTCACAAGTTAATGCTGATCTTTCCATATTGAAGCACATATTCCCTTCCCTTAGTGTGCAGTGTGTAACGCCTACACAGTCACACTTAAGCCTCTTCTTAAGTATGTTTTATGCATACAGATGGGACCATGGATAATGCTGACTGTTACCCTTAAGGTGTGCTTTCACATGAGTAGGGAAAAAAACTATTGAAGAGTATCGCATATATTTTTACTGTAGGACTGTCCTGTTCTTGTCTGACTATAAAATGTTTGATTACTTTTGAAGGAACTAATCCTAAAGAAAACAAACCCTTCCTCAAAAGTTCCTGTCACTTAGCAGATTAGAGGTTCATCTCCTTACTGCTCACCTTATCTCTTTTCAATATAAAATTCTCTGCTACTCAGTGCTCATTTCCTTTAGGAGGTTAATATGAGGGACCCTTGAAAGCCGCTTTGTAGCAGCAGGAAACCTGGTACTGGCGGCAGGAAGCTTAGGCTGCTGGGGCTTCACACACAGGATGGAGGTGGAAGCGTGGCTGGCATTTCTGTAGCATTCATTAAGATAGGAGATACTGAGGGatccacttaaatttttttagtgtACAAAAGTTACTGTATGTTTCAGTTTTCAAAGTTAGCTATTTTCCTCTCTCAATAGGAACAGCGTTTACATTTTCTAAAGCAACAGGAGCGCCGTCAGCAGCAGtctatttctgaaaatgaaaagcttcagaaattgaaagaaagagTTGAAGCCCAGGAAAATAAACTGAAGAAGATCCGTGCCATGAGAGGACAAGTAGACTACAGCAAAATCATGAATGGCAATCTGTGTACGTGCCGCGGCCCACTGGCACCCTGACACTCAGCAGGCGTAGATGACGTGAGACAGAGGCCAGCTTCCAGATGCTCTCAGTCACAAGCTGATGTCAGATCTTGCTGTAGAAAAGCACTAAAGCTTTGCTCTGTCATCTGCATCTAACTGGATGGATTGGTTAGATTAAGAGATTTTAGAAAATCTTCTGCAGCTTTAGCAATGTGGTAGAGAGATCCTTTTGTTACCTTGGTTGTAGCCACCCTTTGGACTGGGGCTagggtactcttttttttttttttttttttttttttttttttgctgtgttgggtcttcgtttctgtgtgagggctttctctagttgtggcaagggggggggccactcttcatcgcagtgcacgggcctctcactatcgcggtctctcttgatgcggagcaggctcagcgcaagctcagtagttgtggcgcacgggcttagttgctccgcggcatgtgggatcttcccagaccagggctcgaacccgtgtcccctgcattagcaggcggattctcaaccactgcgccaccagggaagcccggggctaGGGTACTCTTAAGACTCAACTCATCATGAGGGTCTGTTTTAATTGAACAGCATAAATTTTATCTGTGTATTAAGATAAAGCATACAAATGCTCACTTTTTATTTGTGTGCGTGGATTGTTACTTCATCAGTCAGTTCTGTCAGTACCTACTTTATGTTACAGAATAAGCAAGATAGATTTGGATggtcctgccctcacagagcctTGGTCTCTTTGGTGCCTTGAGATTCCTAAGTGGCTTGACCAAGATAGCTTTTGGACAGATTGCcctgatttaaaaatattcaataattagTGCAAATTAATTGTTTGTCATATGAGCGGTCACATTATGTGTTCCAAAGGCTTGTTGAAGTGTGTTTTGGATTATGGATATTACAACTTTCTCTCCAAGGTCTGGCACTAGATGATGCTAAAGTTGAGTTAAATggatagaaatgaagaaatcacaaaataaaaatagcaaaatactgtgaaaaaaagaatatcaactaaattatggtttttttttcccctaattggTGGGAAATTATAGCTGCCGAAATAGAAAGGTTCAGTGCCATGTTCcaggaaaagaagcaagaagtACAGACTGCAATTTTAAGAGTTGATCAGCTCAGTCAGCAATTGGAAGATTTAAAGAAGGGAAAACTGAATGGGTTCCAGTCTTACAATGGCAAGCTGACAGGACCAGCAGCAGTGGAGCTGAAAAGACTGTACCAAGAGCTACAGGTAACTCACCTGGGTCCGAGGAATGATTCTATTAAAACTTCCTTatcttttgagttttctttcagTGTGGAAACCTCAGGAACTGGAAACAAATTAATGGATTCTAATTTAATAGTAGGCACAAAATGTATTcagtacaaaataattttttaaacagctttgagacataattcacatagcatacgattcacccatttaaagcatacaattaaGTGGTTTTCAGTATCTTCACAGAGTTCTGTATACGCCACCACAGTTGATTTTAGAATAtcttcatcacccccaaaagacaCCTTTTAGCCATCACCCCACAACCCCCTATCCCTCTAGCCCTAAGCAACCATGACTCTGCTTTCCATcgctatggatttgcctattccagaaatttcatatgaatggaatcatgcagttgtagttctttgtgacttgcttctttcacttagcatgttttcggTACAGCAATTTCGGTATGAATTTAATTGGCAATATGATGAACTGGTAAAGAATTAAGCTTTAGATAATACTTAAGGCCTCTGTGTAAACTGTGTTTTGACAAGATAGATGCTTATTTGTTAAATCcttgtcttagtcagcttgggctgccttaaagcaacagacatttatgtctcacagttctggaggctggaagtccaagatcagttCATGGTGAGGGTCCACTTCCTGGCTGCCTTCTTGTTGTGTCCGCACATGCTCtgatctctcttcctcctcctataAGGACACTAACCCCATCATGAAGGCCCCACCCTCACGACCTTATCGaagcctaattacctcccaagggccccatctccaaatactatcacattggggattagggcttccacatatgaattttgggaggacacaatcaTAACAACCCTCAAGATTCCCATTTCTCAGAAATTGTCATTCAgcaggtgattttttaaaattatttatttatttatttaggctgagccaggtcttagttgcggcacgcaggatctttagttgcggcatgcagactcttggTTATGGCAtgcgggatttagttccctgaccagggattgaacctgggccccctgcactgggagtgcagagtcgtacccactggaccaccagggaagtccccagcaggTGATTTTTCAAGCCAGATACAAGTTTTGCAGTTATATTAGTACTTGCTAGAAAAAGTATTATATCATTTTACGAAAtgcagatttttaattacagagaGTAAACTCACTTGTTGCCATTAAGTTCTGTAATGTAAATGCATAGAAACAAAgtgttataaaaatttattactttttatatttttaagcagTTGTTAAAAGtgcagggtttttctttttttttaacatctttattggagtataattgctttacattgttgtgtttctgctatataacaaagtgaattagctatacgtatacatttatcctcatatcccctccctcatgcAAGTGCAGGGTtttttaaggatttatttttGGTAAAGTGTGAAGACTGtagtacatttatttatatatatttccaattttttgacTGCAATCTAGGTTATAGAGTACATGTTACCTCCTGTCTATACACATATGCCAGTATGTATGTGCTAGTACATGTGTGCATCTGAAGGAGTTTAGCAAGACAAGACTTAACCTTCTATGTGCAGTGCACTCTgatgttttctattctctatttcattttttaaaagtgctccCATTAAAATGATATAAGAACATTCTGTTTGGTGATTTGGCCATCCTTGGGTTTCCTGCTGCCACATTCAACGGACTGTGTGGGGCAGAACAGATACCCCTCCTTATGTCACTGAACCCACCCACCCCCGTTCCCTAGGACCACAGGCATGGTGTCCCACAGTCATTACTGGTACTAGTCATTCCGTACGCTTTGAAGAAGACACATTTGCagatatttgctctttttttgttcCATAAGAAATATGTTCCGGCTTCATCTGTGCTGTACCTGTAAAATATTTAGCATACAGGGGACGATGCCTGTATGTAAATACACATAAGAActaaatgttgcttttttcttctttttttaatcccccTAACAATGAGAACTTGACTATTTAGTTAATACAAATCATGAATgttgtgttttctattttgcaGATTCGTAATCAGCTCAACCAGGAGCAGAATTCAAAGCTCCAGCAGCAGAAGGAGCTCTTGAATAAGCGCAACATGGAGGTGGCCGTGATGGACAAGCGGATCAACGAACTGCGTGAACgtctttatgggaaaaaaattcaggcatgtgaaaaagaaaatatttctgtgaGATAAACTACTGAAAATGGTTCATCCTCAAAGTGTACATTTCACTGTAATGCCATTCTGCTCCCCCCATTTGCCATAGCTGATAAACATAAATTGGCCATAAACCATAAAAAGTGACAGTAGAAGAAAGTTCATGTTCCCAAAGACACAGTTGTTTCCTGGTGTATGTATGGATCAAAACCGCCCGGTGCGCAGCTCCTCACCATTCATTCTCCCCAGGCAGCTCTGTCTCCTTTCCACTGGGGGGCAGCTTTGGCGCTGGAGTTGCAGCAACCATTTTAAGCTGCGCCATGTGCATAAATTCCTTGACCTTGTGTAGCCTTGTGTCCTTGCTGTGAACTGAGAATTGCTATAAGGATTCTGAGAAATAACCCATGTGGAAAGACTTTGTAAACTCTTGAGAAAAGTGCTATATAAGGagttactgctttttaaaaatctttatttggtACTTTGAATTTCAAAGGTAGTAAATACTCATTGGAAGAAAGTTAAAACAGTGcagaaatatttaaaggaaaatgtggAAGTCCCTTCCATCCTTCTCATTCTCCAGGGATGATAGTTATTAACGGTTCCAGTCTTTTGCTTAATATAGAGAGAAAGGTattcaatttttaattgaaaatggaATTGTAGGAATTATATCATTCACACTGTTCTGtacctagtcttttttttttttttttttggaactgcAATATGGGTATCTTTCCAGGTCATTATTACCTCATTCCTTTTGTAACTTCTGTGTAAAATTCCATGTTCCAGGGCCTGTGGTCACGTTACCCAGCCCTGTTGTTAGGCAGGGTGCCCCTGAGTCTTGCTGTTGCTGTCAGTGCTTCATGAGCGTATGCATCGCTGGGAGTTCGTGGGAGGATAAGGGACTGCTGTGTGTGGTGTCTCTGGCTGGATGTAGCACTTGACCTTCCGTTCCACCAGTGGTGCTCAGTGTTTGAGGGGAGCAGTGCCTGAGTGGAGAGCTGATTGGCACTTTG includes the following:
- the LOC132419928 gene encoding small ribosomal subunit protein eS27-like; the encoded protein is MDVKCPGCYKITVSSHAQTVVLCGGCSTVLCQPTRGRARLTEGCSSRQKQH